The sequence below is a genomic window from Sorangiineae bacterium MSr12523.
GCGCGCCCGCATCGATGAGTGGGCCCACTTCGACGCCGGGCTCGACCCCGCGCCCTAGCTTCAACGCGCCCATGCGCGCGGCAAGTCGTTCCGCAAACGCCGGCGCAACCCGCTCATGCACGTAAAAGCGGTTTGCGGCGGTGCAGGCCTCCCCGATGTTGCGCATTTTGGCGAGCATGGCCCCCTCGACGGCGGCATCGAGATCCGCATCGTCGAAAACGATGAACGGCGCATTGCCGCCGAGCTCCATCGAGGCTCGCACCACGTAATCGGCGCATTGGGCCAGAAGCTTTCGCCCCACCGCGGTCGAGCCGGTGAAGGAAAGCTTGCGCACCCGCCCGCCGCGCAACAAGGGCTCCACCACCTCGCCGGCCCGCGTCGTCGGCACGACATTCAGAACGCCGTCGGGCAAGCCCGCCTCCTGCAGAATGCCCGCCAAGGCCAGCATCGAGAGCGGCGTCTGCGGTGCGGGTTTGAGCACCATCGTGCAGCCCGCGGCCACCGCGGGGCCGATTTTCCGCGTGCCCATGGCCATGGGGAAATTCCACGGCGTGATGAGCAAGGCCGGCCCCACCGGCTGGCGCATCACCAGAAAGCGTCCGCGGCCGTTGGGCGCAACCGCGTAGCCGCCGTCGATGCGCACCGCTTCCTCGGAGAACCAGCGGAAAAACTCTGCGGCGTAGGCGATTTCGCCACGCGACTCGGCGAGCGGCTTGCCCATTTCCAGCGTCATGAGCCACGCCAGATCTTCCTGCCGTGCCATGAGCAGCTCGAAGGCGCGCCGCAGGATTTCGCCGCGGTCGCGCGGTGGGACGGCGGCCCATCGGGGCTGTGCTCGCACGGCGGCGTCCAGCGCGGCTGCACCATCGGCGGGTGTGCCGTCGGCGACTTGGCACAAGATCTTTCCCGTGGAGGGATCTTCCACGGCAAACGACTCCGTGGCCTCATGCCACGCTCCGCCAATGAACGAACCCTTGGGCACCGCTGCGATGATCGCTCGTTCGCGCTCGCTCTCGGACATCGTATCCTCCTTGCCGGAGGCTTACTGTAAATCGTAAGATTGTCGACAATCTTCTTTCCGCTGAACGGAGGCTCTCTCATGGCTCATCTGTCGCCCCTGGTTCGTCAGGCCACGCCGGTCCTCGCCGCGCGCGGCGAAGGTGTCTATCTCTACGACGACGCCGGTCGCGCGTACCTGGACTTCACGGCCGGCATTGGTGTGACCGGCACGGGGCACTGCCATCCGCATGTCGTCGAGGCGGCACAGCGCCAGGTGGCCACGCTCATCCACGGACAATTCACCACGGTCATGCACAAGCCGCTCTTGACCTTGGTGGAGCGGCTCGGGGAGGTGCTGCCACCGGGCCTCGACTCGGTGTTCTTCGCCAACTCCGGTAGCGAGGCCGTCGAGGCGGCGATGCGCTTGGCCCGGCAGGCCACGGGGCGGAGCAACGTCATTGTGTTCCACGGCTCCTTTCACGGGCGCACCGTGGGGGCGGCGTCGATGACCACCTCGGGCACCAAGTTCCGTGCCGGATTTGCTCCGATCATGGGTGGCGTCACCGTGGCGCCGTTTCCCTATGCGTACCGCTATGGCTGGGACGAGGCGACCGCCGTCCGTTTCGCACTGCGCGAGTTGGATTACATTTTGGCTACGATTAGCGCCCCGCGCGAGACCGCGGCCTTCGTCATCGAGCCGGTGCTCGGCGAGGGCGGCTACGTACCCGCGCCCAAGGCTTTTCTCGAGGGCCTGCGCGAGCGGGCCGACGCGCACGGCATCGTGTTCGTCCTCGACGAGGTGCAGACCGGTTTCGGCCGCACGGGCAAGTTCTGGGGCCACCAGCACGCGGACATCCGCCCCGATGTCGTCGTGATGGCGAAAGGCATCGCCAGCGGCTTTCCATTGTCGGCCATCGCCGCCTCGTCGGAGCTCATGGCCAAGGCGTGGCCCGGCTCGCAGGGCGGAACCTACGGCGCCAACGCCGTGGCATGCGCTGCGGCCCTTGCCACGCTCGATGTCATTCGCGACGAAAAGCTCGTGGAGAACTCCGCGG
It includes:
- a CDS encoding NAD-dependent succinate-semialdehyde dehydrogenase, whose protein sequence is MSESERERAIIAAVPKGSFIGGAWHEATESFAVEDPSTGKILCQVADGTPADGAAALDAAVRAQPRWAAVPPRDRGEILRRAFELLMARQEDLAWLMTLEMGKPLAESRGEIAYAAEFFRWFSEEAVRIDGGYAVAPNGRGRFLVMRQPVGPALLITPWNFPMAMGTRKIGPAVAAGCTMVLKPAPQTPLSMLALAGILQEAGLPDGVLNVVPTTRAGEVVEPLLRGGRVRKLSFTGSTAVGRKLLAQCADYVVRASMELGGNAPFIVFDDADLDAAVEGAMLAKMRNIGEACTAANRFYVHERVAPAFAERLAARMGALKLGRGVEPGVEVGPLIDAGAREKVASLVADARKRGAQLLVGGTSLDGPGYFYRPTVLLDVSADARMRHTEIFGPVAPINTFETEDEVIAAANDTEYGLVAYVYTRDLGRSLRVSERLETGMVGLNQGIVSNPASPFGGVKESGLGREGGRVGIDEFLETKYVAIAPP
- a CDS encoding aminotransferase class III-fold pyridoxal phosphate-dependent enzyme, encoding MAHLSPLVRQATPVLAARGEGVYLYDDAGRAYLDFTAGIGVTGTGHCHPHVVEAAQRQVATLIHGQFTTVMHKPLLTLVERLGEVLPPGLDSVFFANSGSEAVEAAMRLARQATGRSNVIVFHGSFHGRTVGAASMTTSGTKFRAGFAPIMGGVTVAPFPYAYRYGWDEATAVRFALRELDYILATISAPRETAAFVIEPVLGEGGYVPAPKAFLEGLRERADAHGIVFVLDEVQTGFGRTGKFWGHQHADIRPDVVVMAKGIASGFPLSAIAASSELMAKAWPGSQGGTYGANAVACAAALATLDVIRDEKLVENSAAMGARLLEGARRIASEHARIGDVRGLGLMVGSEFTRSDGEPDVATAQRAQAAAAERGLLLLLCGTWGQVVRMIPALVVNAKQVDEALAIWAEAVREASAT